Proteins from a genomic interval of Flammeovirgaceae bacterium SG7u.111:
- a CDS encoding serine hydrolase domain-containing protein, whose amino-acid sequence MTKQKIKQILKIVLIAGSISSLYFVPWLLVKAWILPLPDTVQEQLEEAIDHGFDGMIVYIDQAGKPHQYFAAGWHDREAKIPAKPQALFKIASISKLYDAVAVTKLVSEGHLSLDKTIADYLPELVGRIENAEKITLRLMIQHRSGIPNFTDAFNFWAAPTETYEESLALILDKPANFSPDEDYEYCNTNYLLLNKIMDNTLGYPNFQFIKEEILMPLHLNHTFSSLSEVNMDDVMSGYHVGHPLDLKADEHGMLATAEDVGTFLRALNDGSLFEQGEQEIYSSIYEYEHGGWVPGYQSFAKYHKDLDAVVIAFYSTTDSKLYNWNLSEIINNRVVKILKKDLQ is encoded by the coding sequence ATGACCAAGCAAAAAATAAAACAAATTCTGAAAATAGTCCTTATCGCAGGTTCCATATCCTCCTTGTACTTTGTGCCATGGCTTTTGGTAAAGGCATGGATACTGCCGCTACCAGACACGGTTCAAGAACAGCTAGAGGAAGCCATTGACCATGGATTTGACGGAATGATTGTCTATATAGACCAAGCTGGTAAACCGCATCAGTATTTTGCCGCCGGATGGCACGATAGAGAAGCCAAGATCCCTGCCAAACCTCAAGCCTTATTTAAGATTGCCAGCATCAGCAAGCTGTATGATGCCGTGGCTGTCACCAAATTGGTAAGTGAAGGACACCTTTCGTTGGACAAAACTATTGCCGATTATTTACCAGAGCTTGTCGGAAGAATTGAAAATGCTGAGAAAATCACCTTGAGGTTGATGATACAGCACAGAAGTGGTATTCCCAATTTTACAGATGCTTTCAACTTTTGGGCAGCGCCAACCGAGACTTACGAGGAAAGCCTTGCATTGATTCTGGACAAGCCTGCAAACTTCTCCCCAGATGAAGACTATGAATACTGCAATACAAACTATCTGCTGCTCAATAAGATAATGGACAACACATTAGGTTATCCAAACTTTCAATTCATTAAGGAAGAAATACTAATGCCACTACACCTTAACCATACCTTCAGTTCGCTAAGTGAAGTAAACATGGACGATGTAATGAGTGGCTACCATGTAGGGCATCCCCTTGATTTAAAAGCAGACGAGCATGGCATGTTGGCTACGGCAGAAGACGTAGGTACATTCCTAAGAGCCTTGAACGATGGATCATTATTTGAACAGGGCGAACAGGAAATATATTCCTCCATTTACGAGTATGAACATGGCGGTTGGGTTCCCGGATACCAGAGTTTTGCCAAATACCACAAAGACCTTGATGCTGTTGTTATTGCGTTCTATAGCACAACTGACTCTAAACTATATAATTGGAACTTATCAGAAATTATAAACAACAGAGTTGTCAAAATACTGAAAAAGGATCTCCAATAG
- a CDS encoding universal stress protein produces the protein MKTILVTIDFEKGDQLLIDKAYEFAAAFNAKIWIVHIAAPDPDFVGYGVGPQHVRDSRASDLKKEHQQLQEYAALLNNHGIDAESLLVQGATIKMVIEEAQKLHADLIVAGHREHGFLYKALVGSVSSEIINRSKIPVLIVPLEG, from the coding sequence ATGAAAACTATACTAGTCACCATCGACTTTGAAAAAGGAGATCAGTTACTCATCGACAAGGCATATGAATTTGCAGCTGCGTTCAATGCAAAAATATGGATAGTGCATATAGCTGCACCTGACCCTGATTTTGTTGGCTACGGAGTAGGTCCACAACACGTAAGGGACTCCCGAGCTTCCGACCTTAAAAAGGAGCATCAGCAACTGCAAGAATACGCAGCTCTGCTCAATAACCACGGCATTGATGCAGAGAGCTTATTAGTGCAAGGAGCGACCATCAAAATGGTGATTGAGGAAGCACAAAAACTACACGCAGACCTAATTGTGGCAGGACATAGAGAGCATGGCTTCTTGTACAAAGCATTGGTGGGAAGTGTCTCATCGGAAATCATCAACAGATCAAAAATCCCGGTGCTGATAGTCCCTTTGGAGGGGTAG